From Opitutaceae bacterium, the proteins below share one genomic window:
- a CDS encoding DEAD/DEAH box helicase, with protein MNTDTSITFLSLGLNEPLMRALNQRGYTHPSPIQAGAIPTLLSGLDLIGCAQTGTGKTAAFALPILQRLGGRTARRTRGLPRALILAPTRELALQVEENFRFYGQFTNLRCAVIYGGVGQQPQVRALREGVDIVVATPGRLLDLFEQGHLSMSAVEIFVLDEADRMLDMGFAPDVKRVLKQLPGGQQSMLFSATMPEAIRRLAESFMKSPKRVDVAPVASTAEKVTQRVYHVEKDDKLRLLVHTLGEHASHQVLVFSRTKHGADKLVKKLSRDGIEAAAIHGGKSQGARQRVLEDFKQQRTRVLIATDIAARGIDVRGIDLVINFELPNEPESYVHRIGRTARAGSEGLAVSFCDATERDYLQSIEKLIRLTIPVHETHPFAVVPPVRGELRRSQPRSGGGRSPNQVSGGNRPSVQTASRPANRRGGSFGGGGRGRRHTTRSGW; from the coding sequence GCTCATGCGTGCTCTCAACCAGAGGGGCTACACGCATCCTTCGCCGATCCAGGCCGGAGCCATTCCGACTCTTCTGAGCGGCCTGGATCTGATCGGGTGCGCCCAGACCGGAACCGGCAAGACTGCCGCGTTCGCTCTTCCCATTCTCCAGCGCCTGGGCGGACGGACCGCCCGACGCACCCGCGGGCTGCCCCGGGCTCTCATCCTTGCCCCGACCCGGGAACTGGCCCTTCAGGTGGAGGAGAATTTCCGTTTCTACGGTCAGTTCACCAATCTGCGCTGTGCCGTCATTTACGGAGGGGTCGGCCAGCAGCCCCAGGTTCGGGCCCTGCGCGAAGGCGTTGACATCGTGGTGGCGACGCCGGGGCGTCTTCTCGATCTCTTCGAACAGGGTCACCTGTCGATGAGTGCGGTCGAGATCTTCGTCCTCGATGAGGCCGACCGCATGCTCGACATGGGTTTTGCCCCGGATGTGAAGCGGGTCCTGAAACAGTTGCCGGGCGGCCAGCAATCGATGCTCTTTTCCGCCACCATGCCCGAGGCAATCCGTCGCCTGGCCGAGTCCTTCATGAAGTCCCCCAAGCGGGTGGATGTGGCTCCGGTCGCGAGCACGGCGGAGAAGGTGACCCAGCGGGTCTATCACGTGGAAAAGGATGACAAACTGCGTCTTCTCGTCCATACGCTGGGCGAGCATGCGTCCCATCAGGTCCTCGTCTTCTCGAGGACCAAGCACGGGGCGGACAAACTGGTCAAGAAGCTGAGCCGGGACGGGATTGAAGCCGCCGCCATTCATGGCGGGAAGTCCCAGGGAGCCCGTCAGAGGGTACTCGAGGATTTCAAGCAGCAGAGGACCCGGGTCCTCATCGCCACGGATATTGCCGCCCGGGGCATTGACGTGCGGGGCATCGACCTGGTCATCAACTTTGAACTTCCCAACGAGCCGGAATCCTATGTCCACCGGATCGGGCGGACCGCCCGGGCGGGAAGCGAAGGCTTGGCCGTCTCTTTTTGCGACGCCACGGAGCGCGATTACCTGCAGAGCATCGAAAAGCTGATTCGTCTGACCATTCCGGTCCACGAAACCCATCCCTTTGCGGTGGTTCCGCCGGTCCGGGGCGAGCTGAGACGCAGCCAGCCGCGGAGCGGCGGCGGTCGAAGCCCGAACCAGGTGTCCGGTGGAAATCGACCGTCGGTTCAGACCGCGTCCCGTCCGGCCAATCGCCGCGGGGGTTCCTTTGGTGGCGGCGGAAGAGGACGACGCCACACCACACGCTCCGGTTGGTAG